ATCTCTAAAATATGTCCTATTCGGGAAAGAATAATTAACCCCTGCCGCTAAAGCTAGGTTTCCATCATAATCTTTTATAGAAGAAAAAGCAGTGTGCATTGTAAATAAAAACTCTGATTTTTCTAACTCACTTAAGTCTTTGTTTTGTATCAAACTTTTCAGATAATTAATGTATTCTGTGTTCTTTTTTTCTAAATTATTTTCTTCTTTTCCAATAATAATTTCTATTTCGTTGTTCTCGTCAGATCTCAACACGAAGGCTACTTTTTCACCTTTTATTAGATCTCTTATTTCACCTTTTTTAATGATAATTTTAAAGTCATCAGCGAATGCCAAACATTTATTTTCTACTTCCTGTTGGTAACTTATAGGAATTTCTATCTTATCGAAAAAAGGTAATTTGAATTCTTTTTTAAAAACAGGGGTGAAAGAGAAGACTAAATTTTTTAAATTTTTAAATTTAACAAGGAAAGAATAAGCAGATGGATCGCTCATAACAGACATTTTTGATAAACCATTATTAGCTGACATGCCATCAGGCCAAAATTTCACCCTTTGACTTGGGTAAAAGTTTAATCTTATTTTTGAGATTACCGTTCCATACTTGTTGGAAAAAACAGAAAAAGGCATGCAGTTTTTCAACAACATCGTGGAAGATCTGTTACTTATTATGTATTCTTTCGGAAATATTTGAAAATAAGTTAAGTTTCCATCTTCTTCAATCTTATAATACATAATATCCTTCCCCTTTTACCAAAGTTAAAGGATAAAATACTTCTACGGCTTTGTTTCTTCCTTCTAAGACATCGGCTGCTATATATTTGTTCATCAAAGGTATGGGGTCTAAGACTTCCCTTTGAGATTCGTATAATCTTAAAACCTTGATTTTGTCTTCCAAAAAATCAGTGATATCTACATAAACTTTAGATTGAGGAATCTTTGTTATATCAGATATAAACATAAGAACGTTGGTACAATTGTAAGGTTCATTTTCTAAATCATCTCTTTTCGTTCTGGCTAAAAATAAGGCATCTTTAGTACTTTCTCCAATTGCTTTGTGATCGGGGTGCTTATCTTCAAAATAGTGTGTGAAAAGGATTTTGGGCCTATACTTGCGTATAAGATTTGCGATTAAACTGGCTAAATTATTAATTTCATCTAAATATCCGTCTTTCAGTCCTATCATTTCAAAATAATCGAGTTTCAAAGATTTTGCAGCCCGTTCTGCCTCCAATTTTCTAACGTTGACATCGTTGTTCTTACCTGCGGAGCCATCGGTTAAAATTATTCCTCCACAACTCTTCCCTTCGTTTTTCAATCGAAGTATTGTTCCTCCTGCAAAAGCCTCATAATCATCAGGGTGAGCCCCAATGAAAAGCGCATCCACCATATTTTCTCCTCCCCTTTTTTCTTATTTTAGAGATCCCATTGTTATACCTTTTACAAAATACCTTTGAAAGGCTAAAAATACAACCATTACAGGGATCATAGAAAGTGTTGTCATCGCCAAAAGAGATCCCCATTGTACGGTATGCTCACCTGAGAATAATGCTAACCCAAGCTGAACCGTCATATATTTTGGGGAACTAACAACTAACAAAGGCCAAATATAATCGTTCCATCTCCAAGTAAATGATAACACAGCTAAGGCAGCTATTACAGGTTGAGATAAAGGTATTATGATCCTCCAAAATATTTTTAATTCACTTGCTCCATCGATTTTCGCGCTTTCTATTACTTCTGTAGGAATCGTTGACCTTATATACTGGGTTGCCAAAAAAACTCCTGTAGGCGTAGCCGCTGGTGGTATTATCAATCCCCAATAGGTGTTTATCCATCCAATGCGGGCCAAAACAAAATATATTGAGATCATAATAACCTGCATTGGTATCATCAAGGTTGATAAAAATAATGTAAAGAAAAAGTTCTTTGATCTAAACTGAATTTTAGCCAAGGCGTATCCAGCCATTAAACTAATGATTATCGTGATAATCGTAGAGGTTATACTTACTATACTTGAATTTTTAAAATAAGCCAGAATATCAGTATTTTGAATGACGTTAGTGTAATTGCGAAAGGTAAATTCTGAGATCAATTTTGGTGGATATGCGAACAAATCTTTCTCTAATCTGAAACTCGATATAACTGTCCATATTATTGGAGTAACATACACAATTGCAAAAACATAGACAAGCAAGTTTACAATAATTATTATACTTTTTCTGTTCATCTTATTACTCTTCCCCCTTCATATACCTAAATTGTAGTAACGTCAATCCAAGTAAAACAAAAAACATTACAACTGACATTGCAGAAGCCAACCCTAATTTGTAATCTTGGAAGCCTGCTTCATAAACTTTTTGAACCATAAACATAGTGGCGTTCCCCGGACCACCTTTTGTAAAAACATAAACTAGTTCAAAATTTCTTATAGCCATAATCGTTGAAAGGACCATTACCAACACAGAAGTTGGTTTTAAAAGGGGAAAAGTAATATACCAAAACCTTTGCCATTTGTTTGCACCATCTATACTTGCCGCATCGTATACTTGCATGGGAATAGATGTTAGAGCAGCATTGAACATGACCATGAAATATCCTGCAACATACCAGACGTTAACCAATGTAACCCAAAAAAAGGCTAGATCTGGCTCTAATAACCACATTCTTGGTTCCATGCCAACCTTTTCTAAGATTATATTTAAAAAACCCGCATCGATATCCAAGAACCATTTCCATGAAAGTGCAACAATAACGGGGGATAAGATCCAAGGCCAATAAAAAAGGGCTCTAAGAATACTTTTACCTTTTACAATCTCAGAAGTAGTAAGAACTGACAGAAACAACGAAAAGAAAAAAACTAGGGGAACAAACATCGCTGTGAATAGAAAAGTTCTTAACATACTTCTTAAAAAGGAAGAAGTGCTAAAATCGGAAAAAATCTTTACAAAGTTTTCAAAACCAACAAAGTTTGCGGATGTCCCCAACATACTATAATCTGTGAAAGCCAGAAAAATCCCTGAAATTGCCGGAAAAATTACAAACAAAGTGAATATTACCAGATTAGGTAAGATGAAAAATAATCCCGTAACTTCGACACGATAACCTTTAGATACAGCCAAAAGTATCCCTCCTCGTAGAAATAATCCGCATGCCCGATTCAGACATGCGGATTATATGGAACGAATTATTTTAAACCAGCTTCAGTTCGAATTTGATCTGCGAGTTTATTCATCGCTTCTTCAGGTGTTTGTTCGTGAGTGAGAACTGAAACAACCATATTAACTATTGAAGATACGTTCCCTTGAATCACAGGAGATGTCTTTAAATTATACCAATCAAAATCTTGCCTCTTTTTCGCTGCTGGAGATGTGTTAAGCAAATCATTCATCGCTACTATGTTAGCTTCTTGAACCATTTTATCATCGTAAGTTACTTCTGTCATGTCCGATCTGTCAGGCAATAGATACAATGCAGAACTAATATCAGCAAGGTTCTCTTTATTTGTTAAATAGAATGCTAATTCAACACCTTCTTCGGTTAATGGAACTATCAACTTACCTCCAGAAAAGGTGTATCTTTCTCTCTTCACAGGCATTGGAATTGCCCCCCACTCAAAATCCAATTGTTCCGCGAAGGTTGGAAGCATCCATGTGCCGGAGAGATACATTGCAGAAAGCCCGTTTTGGAAGTACTTTAAAGGCGCATCACCAGAAATCCAAACGGCTTTCGGCATCAAATCCTCATCATGAATTTTCAAGAAAAATTCTATTGCCTCAATAGACTCTTTAGAATCCAAGATAATCTTTGTCCCAGTTTCATCCCAATAACCTCCGCCATATGTGTACATCAACCAAGAGAATCTTGATGGACTCCTATCCCAAACCAAAGGATAGCGTACTCCAGATTCTTTCAACTTTACCATGGCATCGTACCATTGGTCAATTGTCCAAACCCCATCTGTTGGGACTGTGATCCCTGCATTTTTGAATAATTCTTTATTATAAAAAAGAGCAAAAACGTCAGTGGTATACGGAATGGCTGGAATCATCCCTGACTCTAAGCTATAAGTTTTAAACCAACTTTTATACACGGTAACTGTGTCCAACCACTCCATAGGTTCCATGCCTGTGTATTGTTTTACATAAGGGGTTATATCGATGGCGTAATCTTGTAAATAAACAACATCGGTTTCTCTTGCAACATCGGGAGGTGTCCCCCCTTGTAACATCATGATCATCTTAGTCTTCCAATCTGCGTAGGGTATTACCAACAGTTCTACATCTTTCCCCGTTTCCTCTTCATAAGAAGCAACTTGTTTCTGAAACACGGGTAGATCTGGGCCATCGATGAAAGTCGCAAATGTGATATCCTGCGAGAATCCAAAAACGGCTGATAAAATCATTATGCTACTCACCAACAACATCGAAAATACTTTTTTCATTCTAACCTACCTCCTTCTAAATGATTTGAATAACGAAATAGTTTCAGTAAACATTTTCCCCTTCCAATCCTACTGTAACTTTTTTTAAGTACAATTCTATGGCTAAAATAGCAGCTCCTTCGACAATGGCACTTTCTTCACTTCTGTGAATTTTAACCTCATTGAAATTAGGATATGTTTTGTCCCATTCTTCTATTATCTTATCCATCTCTTCCTGGTGGGTACAATTCAACACGATTTTGTCTGGTTGTAGGACGTAATAAATATTTCTTAAAAGACGCATCCATTCTTTTATAACTTCATTTTGGCTAGAAGAATCGATGTACTTCTCCAAAGTTTGGCCATTGGTAAGTATACTTCCTAACTCACCTGCTCGACCTTTACCAACATAAAGCATTTCATCAATTATTAAACCCATTCCTACCCCTTTTCCCCAATAAATACAAACTACATTCTTCACTTTTTTATCTGAATAGAATCTCTCTTTTATCGCTAAAAGGTTTGCATCATTTTCAAAGGCAGTTAAAGCATTCGGAAACAATTTTTTCAAAGTTTCCACCAGAAAGGTAACATTGGAACCATTTATTCTTAAAGCGGAAGAATTAATAATTCCATCTTTTGAAACATACCCAGAGATTCCAACTACTACGGATAAGATATTTGTTTTGAGCTTTTTTAATTCGTCTTCTAACTGAGCACAGAGTTCTGTTATGGAATCATAATCAGATAAAAACCTCTTTTTAGAATCTAAAACTTCGTTTTTCAAATTGTATATTCCATATATTATGAATTCATTTTCAATTTGAATTCCAAGTATTTTATATTCTTCGTTGAGTTCTAAGATCTCAGCTTTTCTACCTAATTTGCTATCCTTCATTCCTGAAGTCAAAACTAAATTATTTAAATATGGTTCTAAATTTCTCGATACCGTAGGTGCACTAATTTTTAATTTTTTCGATATCTCAGCTTTTGTTGCTATTTTATGATTATAGATATAAGTTAAAATTTTATACCTGTTAATATTTCTAATCCCTTTTACATGATTATGTTCAGTTATAAGTGACCCCCCCCTCTCATTAATTATTTTCTTACTGTATGTAATTATATTGTACATGACTTATAAGTTTTTTCAAAATCCCCTCAGAGGCGATAAGAGTTGATTAAAACTTTTTATAACTAATTAAATTCAATTACATTCAATTTTCGCATGAGTTTTAAATTATTATACAAAATTTCAACTTATCACTATTTTTTGATAAAATAATTTTATAGAATCTCTTAATAAAAAGGAATTAAAACGATGATAGATATAATTGCAATTTCCGACGAGGAAGTATATTTAATAAATAAAGACAAGAAAAGGTTTGACTTACTTATTTACGCTGGAGATCTTTCTCCACAATATATGGATTACGTAATAAACGAATTCAAACCATCCTTAAGCTTAATGGTACACGGTAATCATGATAAAAAGTATTATAAATTATACGAAGAGGAAAACAACTCTTTTTCAAAGGTATACAAAGGAGCCTATGTTTTAAATCATGGCATAGTTAACTTAAAAAAATTCATAGGCAAAGATATCATAGTAGCGGGATTTTCCGGTGCTCTAGCTCATGGATATAGACCTTTTTATTTCAAAGAAAGGGATATTAATAAATTTAAAAGAGAGGTACTTTTCAACACAATCTTTAAAGGCAATAAGTATAAACCAATCGATATAATGATTACACACAATCCTCCTTACATAAAAAATACCATAAAAAAATACGGTCAATCTCATACCCCTTCAAGAGCCTTGGGGGAATTTTATCTTAAGACACTTCCAAAAATTTGGATATACGGTCATATTCATCCCAAATACGATTTTCAGGAACTTGATTTTGAAATTAAATTCTTAAATAATGTATCTTATCTAATAAATGCGGTCCCTTACAAATTAATAAAATACGATGATGAAAAAAAAGAAGTTATAGAAATTTGTACTTATAAGAAAATCCGTACAAAAACTATTTCAATTTAGTGATTAATTAATTTTTTTAAACGAAATTTTAATTATTGTGTTGTATTATTGAATTAATCTTATAAGAATATATCCCTAAAAGGTTTTGCTGTTTCTTGCAAAAAATCTTTTTCATAATAAACTTTGATTTTGAACTTGGGGATCTTAAGGGGCTTACCCCTTAACGTGCCCACAAAAACGGGAGGCTAAAGCGAAATGTATAGGACCTCGAGAAGTCTCAGCAGAAGTGAGTACGAAAAAGCCAATAGATTAGCAAAAAAAGACTTTTTGTCTAATA
Above is a window of Petrotoga sibirica DSM 13575 DNA encoding:
- a CDS encoding PIG-L deacetylase family protein translates to MVDALFIGAHPDDYEAFAGGTILRLKNEGKSCGGIILTDGSAGKNNDVNVRKLEAERAAKSLKLDYFEMIGLKDGYLDEINNLASLIANLIRKYRPKILFTHYFEDKHPDHKAIGESTKDALFLARTKRDDLENEPYNCTNVLMFISDITKIPQSKVYVDITDFLEDKIKVLRLYESQREVLDPIPLMNKYIAADVLEGRNKAVEVFYPLTLVKGEGYYVL
- a CDS encoding carbohydrate ABC transporter permease, with the translated sequence MNRKSIIIIVNLLVYVFAIVYVTPIIWTVISSFRLEKDLFAYPPKLISEFTFRNYTNVIQNTDILAYFKNSSIVSITSTIITIIISLMAGYALAKIQFRSKNFFFTLFLSTLMIPMQVIMISIYFVLARIGWINTYWGLIIPPAATPTGVFLATQYIRSTIPTEVIESAKIDGASELKIFWRIIIPLSQPVIAALAVLSFTWRWNDYIWPLLVVSSPKYMTVQLGLALFSGEHTVQWGSLLAMTTLSMIPVMVVFLAFQRYFVKGITMGSLK
- a CDS encoding carbohydrate ABC transporter permease, translated to MAVSKGYRVEVTGLFFILPNLVIFTLFVIFPAISGIFLAFTDYSMLGTSANFVGFENFVKIFSDFSTSSFLRSMLRTFLFTAMFVPLVFFFSLFLSVLTTSEIVKGKSILRALFYWPWILSPVIVALSWKWFLDIDAGFLNIILEKVGMEPRMWLLEPDLAFFWVTLVNVWYVAGYFMVMFNAALTSIPMQVYDAASIDGANKWQRFWYITFPLLKPTSVLVMVLSTIMAIRNFELVYVFTKGGPGNATMFMVQKVYEAGFQDYKLGLASAMSVVMFFVLLGLTLLQFRYMKGEE
- a CDS encoding ABC transporter substrate-binding protein, with the protein product MKKVFSMLLVSSIMILSAVFGFSQDITFATFIDGPDLPVFQKQVASYEEETGKDVELLVIPYADWKTKMIMMLQGGTPPDVARETDVVYLQDYAIDITPYVKQYTGMEPMEWLDTVTVYKSWFKTYSLESGMIPAIPYTTDVFALFYNKELFKNAGITVPTDGVWTIDQWYDAMVKLKESGVRYPLVWDRSPSRFSWLMYTYGGGYWDETGTKIILDSKESIEAIEFFLKIHDEDLMPKAVWISGDAPLKYFQNGLSAMYLSGTWMLPTFAEQLDFEWGAIPMPVKRERYTFSGGKLIVPLTEEGVELAFYLTNKENLADISSALYLLPDRSDMTEVTYDDKMVQEANIVAMNDLLNTSPAAKKRQDFDWYNLKTSPVIQGNVSSIVNMVVSVLTHEQTPEEAMNKLADQIRTEAGLK
- a CDS encoding ROK family transcriptional regulator, with amino-acid sequence MYNIITYSKKIINERGGSLITEHNHVKGIRNINRYKILTYIYNHKIATKAEISKKLKISAPTVSRNLEPYLNNLVLTSGMKDSKLGRKAEILELNEEYKILGIQIENEFIIYGIYNLKNEVLDSKKRFLSDYDSITELCAQLEDELKKLKTNILSVVVGISGYVSKDGIINSSALRINGSNVTFLVETLKKLFPNALTAFENDANLLAIKERFYSDKKVKNVVCIYWGKGVGMGLIIDEMLYVGKGRAGELGSILTNGQTLEKYIDSSSQNEVIKEWMRLLRNIYYVLQPDKIVLNCTHQEEMDKIIEEWDKTYPNFNEVKIHRSEESAIVEGAAILAIELYLKKVTVGLEGENVY
- a CDS encoding metallophosphoesterase family protein, with translation MIDIIAISDEEVYLINKDKKRFDLLIYAGDLSPQYMDYVINEFKPSLSLMVHGNHDKKYYKLYEEENNSFSKVYKGAYVLNHGIVNLKKFIGKDIIVAGFSGALAHGYRPFYFKERDINKFKREVLFNTIFKGNKYKPIDIMITHNPPYIKNTIKKYGQSHTPSRALGEFYLKTLPKIWIYGHIHPKYDFQELDFEIKFLNNVSYLINAVPYKLIKYDDEKKEVIEICTYKKIRTKTISI